The DNA region GCGGCGCATGGGTGTACCCATCCTATACGTCACCCACGACCAGGCCGAGGCCATGGCGCTGTCAGATCGGGTTGCGGTGATGAGCCGCGGTCAGATTGTGCAGGTTGGGGCGCCGCTGGAGATTTACAGACACCCCAATGATCGATTCGTCGCTGATTTCATGGGCCTGATGAACTTCCTCCCGGGGAGGGTGCTGGCTCGCCAGGGCGAGCAGGTGGTGGTAGAAGTTCTGGGACAGCGGATCCCAATCGTCGACCGCTCCGCCCTGGTCGGGCCGGTGATGGTGGCGGTGCGGCCAGAGGACCTGGTCATGGGGCAGGAGGGCCATATGGCCGGCACGGTGGAGGTGCGGAACTTCATGGGGTCCTTCATCGACTACAAGGTGCGTGTGGCGGACCGGACACTGCGCGTGCAGACACCCAACGCCCAGGTGTATGGGGAAGGCGAGCGGGTGGCGCTGCGGGTGGAGCGGGCGCTCCTCTTTGCCGCAGAGGCGCCGGCGTGAGGCCCGCCCTTTCTACCACCTCGCTGCGCTCCTTTGCCATCCGGGACGTCGTTGAGGCGGCACACCGTATGGACTATGCGGGCGTGGAGATCTGGGCAGAGCACCTCTGGGCCCGCGGCGAGGACCCTGCGACGCTGGCCCGGCAGGCCGCGACGTATGGATTGACGGTCAGCGTGCACGGCCCTAGCCGTGACCTCAACGTCACCTCCACAAACCCCGGGATCCGGGAGGAGTCGCAGCGCCAGTACTACCGTGCGCTGGATGATGCTGCTCGCCTGGGGGCGTCGGTCATCGTCTTTCACCCGGGGGCACTGTCGTCGTCTCGAGACCGGCCGGAGGACTACTGGCCGCGGTTGACCGCGTTCTTTGCCGCGTTGGGCCAGGTCGCAGGGAAGCGGGGCATCACCCTCACCGTAGAGAACATGGAAGAGCGTCCCGGCGAGTTCGTCACCCATCCCGGAGACGTCGTCCGGCTGGTGGATGCCGCCGGCACCTCGGCGCTGGGGCTTGCCCTGGACATCGCACACCTGCTCTTCAACCGGAAGCCGGTGGACCTGACCGGCCTGGAGCGGTACATCAGGCACGTGCACCTGAGCGGTTCCACCGACACGCTGGCCCACGTGCCACTGGCCGACGGGCTGTACGACCTGCGCCCGCCTTTGCGCCAGCTCGCCCGGTTCTATACCGGGATTATCGCCATCGAGGGGTACGTGGCTGAACGAGAGATGCGGAGCGTTGAGGAGAACCGGCGAGTCTTCGACCGACTTATTCGCTTTGTGGCAGCCACGTCGTTCCCCGATCCATGATCAGAGACGCAATGATGGTGACATCACGCGCCGGCTCCGTACGTCCCACACACCGCGGCTGGTCAGGCGAACCCAGGGCAGGGAATCGAAGGTGAGGAACATCAGGCTGTAGATGGGGTCTGTGAAGCGGTAGCCGCGGACGCGCAGCAGGGCGGAGAGCCGGCGGTTGGCCTCCACCACTGCGGCCCAGGGCCGGCAGGAGAATATCCCGCCCAGCTCCAGCGGAAAGGCGAAGACCTCCCGTCCCTCCTCCACCACCACAATGCCCCCGCCCAGGTCGGCCAGGCGACCGGCCGCAGCGGCCATATCCGCCGGCTCCTGCCCTACGACCAGCAGGTCCAGCGCCGTGTTCACCGTGGTGGCCAGCCCGCCCAGCCTAGCAGCGAACCCTTCCAGGCGGCAGCGGGTCACCCACCGGCCCTTGCGGTCGACCAGCGCAGTCTGGAGCCAACCATC from Armatimonadota bacterium includes:
- a CDS encoding sugar phosphate isomerase/epimerase family protein, with product MRPALSTTSLRSFAIRDVVEAAHRMDYAGVEIWAEHLWARGEDPATLARQAATYGLTVSVHGPSRDLNVTSTNPGIREESQRQYYRALDDAARLGASVIVFHPGALSSSRDRPEDYWPRLTAFFAALGQVAGKRGITLTVENMEERPGEFVTHPGDVVRLVDAAGTSALGLALDIAHLLFNRKPVDLTGLERYIRHVHLSGSTDTLAHVPLADGLYDLRPPLRQLARFYTGIIAIEGYVAEREMRSVEENRRVFDRLIRFVAATSFPDP
- a CDS encoding adenine deaminase C-terminal domain-containing protein, whose amino-acid sequence is WADTLGPLRLPRVSRDVFAPDASLPACRLVNDVITEPTEMASADGWLQTALVDRKGRWVTRCRLEGFAARLGGLATTVNTALDLLVVGQEPADMAAAAGRLADLGGGIVVVEEGREVFAFPLELGGIFSCRPWAAVVEANRRLSALLRVRGYRFTDPIYSLMFLTFDSLPWVRLTSRGVWDVRSRRVMSPSLRL